One Methanolobus sp. WCC4 DNA segment encodes these proteins:
- a CDS encoding AsnC family transcriptional regulator, which yields MISLDDTDKTILNTIQFDFPLETEPYEKLGEELGISEDEVIERLERLHTEGAVRKIGPIINRKGVGGTSTLVAATVPEEKVDEVAGYINEYQEVSHNYHRPEKFNIWFTISAPNRERIDTILKELKERTGLEFVDLPTRKLFKIGVRFNIR from the coding sequence ATGATATCTCTTGATGATACCGATAAAACCATACTCAACACGATCCAGTTCGATTTTCCTCTGGAAACAGAGCCTTATGAGAAACTAGGAGAAGAGCTGGGCATCAGTGAAGATGAAGTGATAGAAAGGCTTGAGAGACTCCACACAGAAGGAGCCGTACGAAAGATCGGGCCGATAATCAACCGTAAAGGAGTAGGTGGTACCAGCACCCTGGTAGCTGCCACTGTTCCTGAAGAAAAGGTGGATGAGGTTGCAGGTTACATCAATGAGTACCAGGAAGTATCCCATAACTATCATCGTCCTGAGAAGTTCAATATCTGGTTCACCATATCCGCACCTAACAGGGAAAGGATCGACACTATATTAAAAGAGCTGAAAGAAAGAACAGGACTCGAGTTCGTGGACCTGCCCACCAGAAAACTGTTCAAGATCGGCGTCAGGTTCAACATCAGATGA
- the ahbB gene encoding siroheme decarboxylase subunit beta translates to MDEIDEKIIRLTQNGIPLKRSPFAEIASELGISEQEVIDRLKKMKDRDEIRRFGASIGHRDIGIVANAMCVWNVPDERTEEVGNIMADFSEVTHCYERPRAPGWDYNLFTMVHSYTKEDCEVIAARISEATCITDYKLLFSDREFKKTGVRL, encoded by the coding sequence ATGGACGAGATCGATGAGAAGATAATAAGACTTACACAGAACGGCATCCCGCTTAAAAGATCACCTTTTGCAGAAATTGCCAGTGAACTGGGCATCAGTGAGCAGGAAGTGATAGATCGTCTCAAAAAGATGAAGGACAGGGATGAGATCCGCCGGTTCGGTGCTTCCATTGGGCACAGGGATATAGGGATCGTTGCCAACGCAATGTGCGTCTGGAACGTACCCGATGAAAGGACAGAAGAAGTGGGGAACATAATGGCTGACTTCTCAGAGGTCACCCACTGCTACGAAAGACCCAGGGCCCCGGGATGGGATTACAACCTTTTCACAATGGTACATTCCTATACAAAGGAGGATTGTGAAGTAATCGCAGCAAGGATATCAGAAGCCACATGCATCACAGATTATAAACTTCTTTTCAGTGATAGGGAATTCAAGAAAACTGGAGTTCGATTGTAA
- a CDS encoding cytochrome c maturation protein CcmE: MDKKQKTIIAVAFIVIVGLVGLWNVDLSQGYLMISDISSDPDGYVGHDVNTMGVIRNGTLSISTDGTSFVLQDLEDPSYELNVEYTGSLPANLVEGQSVSISGKMISEDVVEANQIVMSCPSKYSE, from the coding sequence ATGGATAAAAAACAAAAAACGATCATTGCAGTTGCTTTTATTGTTATTGTCGGTCTGGTGGGTCTATGGAATGTAGACCTTTCACAGGGCTATCTTATGATATCTGACATCTCTTCCGATCCGGATGGATATGTTGGTCATGATGTCAATACTATGGGTGTGATAAGGAACGGAACGCTTTCCATCTCTACTGATGGTACTTCCTTTGTACTTCAGGACCTTGAGGACCCATCTTATGAACTGAATGTTGAGTACACAGGTTCCCTTCCTGCAAATCTGGTGGAAGGCCAGAGTGTCAGCATCAGCGGAAAGATGATCTCGGAGGATGTGGTTGAAGCGAACCAGATAGTAATGAGCTGTCCTTCAAAGTATTCAGAGTGA
- the ahbD gene encoding heme b synthase, whose translation MVKPPRLIAWETTAGCNLSCKHCRGSSTEKKPEGELTTEEAFHFVDEICEMGNPILILSGGEPLVRDDIFDIAKYATEKGLRVAMATNGTLVTNEIAEKMKSSGIQRVSISLDGASPQMHDDFRCVPGAFQGALTGIDNLKEAGIGFQINPTITKRTIDEIPAILDMAKELGADALHIFLLVPTGRGKDLENEEIPPVEYERILNWFYDRQKDSGIQLKATCAPHYFRIMRQRAKKEGIEISVKTHGYEAMTKGCLGGTGFCFVSSTGDVYPCGYLPALAGNIKEKSFKDIWENSKVFNDLRDVSKLKGKCGICEYNTVCGGCRARAYAATGDYLDEEPYCIYVPKKQ comes from the coding sequence ATGGTAAAACCTCCAAGACTCATAGCCTGGGAAACGACAGCTGGATGTAACCTTTCATGCAAACACTGCAGAGGGTCATCCACTGAGAAAAAACCTGAAGGCGAACTTACAACTGAAGAAGCATTCCATTTCGTTGACGAGATCTGCGAGATGGGCAACCCCATCCTTATACTGAGCGGAGGTGAACCGCTGGTCAGGGATGACATATTCGATATCGCAAAGTATGCTACAGAAAAGGGTCTTCGCGTTGCTATGGCTACCAACGGAACACTGGTGACTAACGAGATCGCGGAAAAGATGAAAAGTTCAGGCATACAGAGGGTCAGCATCAGCCTTGACGGAGCAAGTCCGCAGATGCACGATGATTTCCGCTGCGTGCCAGGAGCATTCCAGGGCGCACTTACAGGCATAGATAACCTTAAGGAAGCAGGGATAGGCTTCCAGATCAATCCCACTATAACAAAGAGGACCATAGATGAGATACCTGCCATACTTGATATGGCAAAGGAGCTTGGTGCTGATGCACTGCACATATTCCTCCTGGTACCAACCGGCAGAGGCAAGGACCTTGAGAACGAGGAGATCCCGCCTGTGGAATATGAAAGGATACTCAACTGGTTCTATGACAGACAGAAGGATTCAGGCATCCAGCTCAAGGCCACCTGTGCCCCACACTATTTCAGGATAATGCGCCAGCGGGCAAAGAAGGAAGGCATTGAGATAAGCGTCAAGACACATGGCTATGAGGCTATGACAAAAGGCTGCCTTGGTGGAACAGGATTCTGTTTCGTATCCAGTACCGGTGATGTTTACCCCTGCGGTTACCTTCCTGCACTGGCAGGGAACATAAAAGAAAAGAGCTTTAAGGATATCTGGGAGAACTCAAAGGTATTCAATGACCTCCGTGATGTTTCAAAGCTTAAGGGTAAATGCGGGATATGCGAATACAATACAGTATGCGGTGGCTGCCGTGCACGTGCCTATGCCGCCACAGGCGACTACCTTGATGAAGAGCCATACTGTATATATGTACCTAAAAAACAGTGA
- the hemA gene encoding glutamyl-tRNA reductase, which produces MTEITSMVITHSKATVEEIEEAWEGDIEKMLLDLHSNELVCECVVMKTCNRVEIYIVSPKGSTVLFQFAKKMGLSSNIVDFFEHEESIMHLLRLASGLESMIIGEDQILGQIKDLYLVAKKLGTSGKMLDTAFSKAIQVGKRVRTETEINRGALSIASASVDLAEHTVGDLKDKMVLVIGTGEMGTLVTRALSHREIELMYIANRTYETAYELAEEMGGHAVHFDQIDENLRRADVVISATGAPHFVLKHEQIEKAMSFRDKELLLIDIANPRDIDPSITSIPHVTLHNIDNLRVINEKNLEMRMEEAKKAQAIIDEEFDLLIKQYKRQKADALVSELYAQSYKLRVNEKEKALTRLSAYHTIGETEQQIIEDLTHSIINKMLAEPTKVLRYAAEIGDDELLESVGRVFSVDRSIIKEKDELVKCSPSAE; this is translated from the coding sequence ATGACCGAGATAACCAGTATGGTGATCACCCATTCCAAAGCAACTGTAGAGGAGATCGAGGAAGCGTGGGAAGGAGACATCGAGAAGATGCTTCTGGACCTTCATTCCAATGAACTGGTCTGTGAATGTGTTGTAATGAAGACATGCAACCGTGTGGAGATATATATCGTCTCACCAAAGGGAAGTACTGTCCTGTTCCAATTCGCAAAGAAAATGGGATTATCCTCCAATATAGTGGATTTCTTCGAGCACGAGGAATCCATCATGCACCTTCTACGACTGGCATCCGGCCTGGAATCCATGATAATAGGAGAGGACCAGATACTAGGACAGATCAAGGACCTTTACCTCGTTGCCAAGAAGCTGGGAACCAGCGGAAAAATGCTGGACACAGCATTCAGTAAGGCCATCCAGGTAGGAAAACGAGTCCGGACCGAGACCGAGATAAACCGTGGCGCACTTTCCATAGCATCAGCATCCGTTGACCTTGCAGAACATACCGTTGGCGACCTCAAGGACAAGATGGTACTTGTCATAGGTACCGGTGAGATGGGTACACTGGTAACCCGTGCACTCTCCCACAGGGAGATCGAGCTGATGTATATAGCTAACAGGACCTATGAGACTGCCTATGAACTTGCAGAAGAGATGGGAGGACATGCAGTCCACTTCGACCAGATAGATGAGAATCTCAGGAGAGCCGACGTCGTCATAAGTGCCACCGGTGCCCCTCATTTTGTACTGAAACATGAACAGATAGAAAAAGCAATGAGTTTCAGGGACAAGGAACTCCTTTTGATAGATATAGCCAATCCAAGGGATATCGACCCTTCTATCACAAGCATACCCCACGTAACGCTACATAATATAGATAACCTGAGAGTGATCAACGAAAAGAACCTCGAGATGAGAATGGAAGAGGCAAAGAAGGCACAGGCCATCATCGATGAGGAATTCGACCTGCTTATCAAACAATACAAGAGACAGAAAGCAGACGCACTTGTGTCCGAACTGTATGCCCAGTCCTACAAGCTCCGTGTGAATGAGAAAGAGAAAGCTCTCACAAGACTTAGTGCATATCATACGATAGGTGAGACCGAACAACAGATCATAGAGGACCTCACACATTCAATAATCAACAAAATGCTGGCAGAGCCTACCAAGGTACTGAGATATGCAGCAGAGATCGGAGACGATGAACTGCTTGAATCGGTCGGCAGGGTGTTTAGCGTAGACAGATCCATTATAAAAGAAAAGGATGAGCTGGTAAAATGTTCCCCGAGCGCAGAATGA
- a CDS encoding bifunctional precorrin-2 dehydrogenase/sirohydrochlorin ferrochelatase, with the protein MKDKNHFLPLLIDMSDKKVVIFGSGSVGERKANLFSEHADVTVVSRGFSDFFFELERKSHITLMEADVGKLSDDDINMIIEDAFLVIPATNDRTINERIVQLSKGFGILTNEVDAIGDVTVPAVIKRGDLTISISTTGSSPAFSRFTRQQVEKIITPEFADMIRIQDEMRTYLKNEVPDQKDRKEILWDVLESKEVWGGLEDSYEKGFKRAQGIVRKKINEKVR; encoded by the coding sequence ATGAAAGACAAGAACCACTTCCTGCCACTGCTGATAGATATGAGCGACAAAAAGGTTGTCATCTTTGGAAGTGGGTCTGTTGGAGAAAGGAAAGCTAACCTGTTCTCAGAACATGCTGATGTGACTGTTGTCAGCAGGGGTTTTTCCGACTTTTTCTTTGAGCTTGAGCGTAAGAGCCACATCACCCTTATGGAGGCCGATGTTGGAAAGCTTAGCGATGATGACATCAATATGATCATTGAGGATGCATTCCTCGTGATACCTGCAACCAATGACAGGACGATCAATGAGAGGATCGTGCAACTTTCAAAGGGCTTCGGCATCCTCACGAATGAGGTTGATGCCATTGGCGATGTTACAGTGCCTGCTGTGATAAAGCGCGGAGACCTTACCATAAGCATATCGACCACCGGATCGAGCCCTGCATTTTCCAGATTCACAAGACAGCAGGTAGAGAAGATCATCACCCCTGAATTCGCAGACATGATACGAATACAGGATGAGATGAGAACATACCTTAAAAATGAAGTACCTGACCAGAAAGACAGAAAGGAAATATTATGGGATGTGCTGGAAAGCAAAGAAGTGTGGGGCGGGCTTGAAGATTCCTATGAAAAAGGGTTTAAGAGAGCACAAGGTATAGTAAGGAAGAAAATAAACGAGAAAGTCAGATGA
- a CDS encoding polyprenyl synthetase family protein gives MLQIEDMEEYQLIKTAKDEMVRSMDDRSQMKKMLVHICSSGGKNIRPVMLVLCTEMCGGVPKDSVNAALAIEFIHSASLIHDDVLDGGLMRRGVESAHKKYGIPAAILCGDFLISKAISLISGYGNSAVNEFGRAGMYMAEGETIDLSSVNEEFREKNYFECITKKTGSLFAASTAIGAYVAGADEETALRLRSFGEYVGNAYQIVDDLLEYLDKLEDKSSTYESVTLPLIYSRLMDDDVAVEKTVEQVRSFVQNAKDILASFPSSDAKEKLELVTDLITVDMLPEDVL, from the coding sequence ATGTTGCAAATAGAGGATATGGAAGAGTATCAGCTTATAAAAACTGCAAAGGATGAGATGGTCCGTTCTATGGATGACCGCTCCCAGATGAAGAAGATGCTTGTACATATATGCAGTTCCGGTGGGAAGAACATCAGGCCGGTAATGCTGGTGCTTTGTACGGAGATGTGTGGTGGGGTCCCTAAAGATAGTGTCAATGCAGCCCTTGCGATCGAGTTCATTCATTCTGCTTCACTTATTCACGATGATGTCCTTGATGGAGGGCTTATGCGCCGGGGCGTTGAATCAGCTCATAAGAAATATGGTATCCCTGCAGCGATCCTGTGTGGTGATTTTCTCATATCCAAGGCCATTTCGTTGATATCAGGATATGGTAACAGTGCTGTCAATGAGTTTGGCAGGGCCGGGATGTATATGGCCGAAGGCGAGACCATAGACCTGTCCAGTGTGAATGAGGAGTTCAGGGAGAAGAACTATTTTGAATGCATTACCAAGAAGACCGGCTCTCTTTTTGCTGCAAGTACTGCCATCGGTGCCTATGTGGCAGGTGCTGATGAAGAGACTGCGCTTAGATTAAGGTCATTTGGTGAGTATGTGGGTAATGCCTATCAGATAGTTGATGATCTGCTCGAGTATCTTGATAAGCTGGAAGATAAAAGCTCGACATATGAATCCGTTACATTACCTCTAATATATAGCAGGTTAATGGATGATGATGTGGCTGTTGAGAAGACTGTAGAGCAGGTGCGTTCTTTCGTGCAGAATGCAAAAGATATCCTTGCATCTTTCCCATCTTCGGATGCAAAGGAGAAACTGGAGCTGGTAACTGACCTCATAACGGTCGATATGCTCCCGGAAGATGTCCTTTGA